A genomic stretch from Thermonema lapsum includes:
- a CDS encoding OprD family outer membrane porin, giving the protein MFIKNIIALSILILLTNIVLAENSEHDSTNTKTLKDFMMSGHFHGHSRNYFMATDNAPGLIDYYALAVGAGIGYESAKFYGFQFEMSGFFIFNVWSNNLGAIDPKSGTRSRYELGNFDILDPENHNDLDRLENLNLKYFFGKSKIVFGRQNLKTPFINPQDGRMRPTLEDGLWIEIKEWEKLQFHGGWIYGISPRSTVKWFSVGKSIGTYPTGRDIYGNPSGYRNQLSSKGIAIANIAYKPLKEIDINIWNYYVENIFNTTFAQIDAQIPINKEKEKAIVLGLQGGYQNALNNGGNEDSLKSYLPKNSKSQFYSSRVGYKTSQFEFTLNYTHIADKDRFLMPREWGTEPFYTFLSRERMEGSANSRALVFKSVFKLKKHLRSGIAYGHFYMPDVKKHVAQNKYTMPSFNQLNVFFNYEFDGYLKGFDVQLLYVYKGALGNTYNEGRYIANKVNMSNYNLIINYHF; this is encoded by the coding sequence ATGTTTATCAAAAATATTATTGCACTATCAATTTTGATATTGCTTACTAATATAGTATTAGCTGAAAATAGCGAACATGATAGTACCAATACAAAAACCTTAAAAGATTTTATGATGAGTGGCCATTTTCATGGTCATTCACGAAATTATTTTATGGCAACAGATAATGCTCCCGGACTAATAGATTATTATGCCTTGGCTGTAGGTGCTGGTATAGGTTATGAAAGTGCAAAGTTTTATGGTTTTCAGTTTGAAATGAGTGGCTTTTTTATTTTTAATGTATGGTCAAATAATTTAGGTGCAATCGATCCAAAGAGCGGTACAAGAAGCCGATACGAATTAGGAAACTTTGATATTCTCGACCCAGAAAATCATAATGATTTAGATAGATTAGAGAATTTAAATCTTAAATATTTTTTCGGAAAATCGAAAATAGTATTTGGTCGACAAAATTTAAAAACACCCTTTATCAATCCTCAGGATGGACGTATGCGTCCTACACTTGAAGACGGATTATGGATAGAAATAAAAGAATGGGAAAAATTACAATTTCATGGAGGATGGATTTATGGAATTAGCCCTCGCTCAACCGTAAAATGGTTTAGTGTTGGGAAAAGCATCGGAACCTATCCTACAGGACGCGATATTTATGGAAATCCATCCGGATATAGAAATCAACTAAGCAGCAAAGGAATTGCTATTGCAAACATTGCTTATAAACCCTTAAAAGAAATTGACATAAATATTTGGAATTATTATGTAGAAAATATTTTTAATACAACCTTTGCACAAATTGATGCGCAAATTCCAATCAATAAAGAAAAGGAAAAAGCCATTGTATTAGGTTTGCAGGGCGGATATCAAAACGCATTAAACAACGGCGGAAACGAAGATAGCCTTAAATCTTATTTGCCCAAAAACAGCAAATCACAATTTTACAGCTCGCGGGTTGGATACAAAACTTCGCAATTTGAGTTTACACTAAACTACACACACATTGCGGATAAAGACCGCTTTCTAATGCCACGCGAATGGGGAACTGAACCTTTTTATACCTTTCTTTCAAGAGAGCGTATGGAAGGTTCTGCAAACAGTAGAGCACTGGTTTTTAAATCAGTTTTTAAATTGAAAAAACATTTACGTTCAGGTATTGCTTACGGACATTTTTACATGCCAGATGTAAAAAAACATGTAGCACAAAATAAATACACTATGCCATCATTTAACCAGCTCAATGTATTTTTCAATTATGAGTTTGATGGTTATTTAAAAGGATTTGATGTACAGCTTTTATACGTATATAAAGGCGCTTTAGGTAACACCTACAACGAAGGTCGTTACATAGCAAACAAAGTAAATATGTCAAACTATAATTTAATTATCAATTATCATTTTTAA